In a genomic window of Quercus lobata isolate SW786 chromosome 4, ValleyOak3.0 Primary Assembly, whole genome shotgun sequence:
- the LOC115983509 gene encoding putative disease resistance protein RGA3, giving the protein MLDTMNLEYISDNDMSKEVPASSTTLSTAFFPSLKSFTIEECPNLKGWWGRTPDHQQDQSHHSLPLFPLLSRLQISNCPKMTSMPLFPNLEERLFLSNVSLRPLQETMSMNFSVPSSSSSLSSSSPLSKLNKMTLVSIEDIESLPAKWALYSLKELHIRNCPRLTSMSGAVHYLTSLCSLSVGNCEEFDPLRDMHDDGMEWRCLICLCDLYISGIPKLKSLPVGLQCISTLKKLTISNCPNLMTLLELTSLEYLHIKRCEPNLTSPLEISCLTSLRSLDIGDFPNLITFPESIGNPISFETLSIWGCPNLTTLPDDGFLKSLQKLEIRNCRQLAEKYKNKIDKDFPNLEIDWGY; this is encoded by the coding sequence ATGCTTGATACGATGAATTTAGAGTACATATCCGATAATGATATGAGTAAAGAGGTGCCTGCTTCATCCACAACACTATCAACAGCGTTCTTCCCATCTTTAAAGTCATTCACAATAGAAGAATGTCCTAATTTGAAGGGATGGTGGGGGAGAACACCAGATCATCAACAAGATCAGTCTCACCACTCACTACCTTtatttcctcttctttctcGTTTGCAGATTAGTAATTGCCCTAAAATGACTTCCATGCCCCTGTTTCCCAATCTCGAAGAACGGCTATTTTTATCGAATGTCAGTTTGAGGCCTTTGCAAGAGACAATGTCAATGAATTTTTCAGTtccctcttcctcctcctcattatcctcttcttctcctctctccaaATTAAATAAGATGACTTTAGTTTCTATAGAAGATATAGAGTCTCTTCCGGCTAAGTGGGCACTATATTCTCTCAAGGAACTACACATTCGGAATTGCCCTAGACTAACATCTATGTCTGGAGCGGTGCATTATCTCACCTCCCTCTGTTCGCTATCAGTTGGCAATTGCGAGGAGTTCGATCCATTAAGAGACATGCATGATGATGGCATGGAATGGCGATGCCTCATTTGCCTCTGTGATTTATATATTAGTGGCATTCCGAAACTGAAGTCTCTCCCTGTGGGTCTTCAATGTATTTCCACCCTAAAAAAGCTCACCATTTCAAACTGTCCCAATTTAATGACTTTGCTGGAGCTCACCTCACTTGAATATCTTCATATTAAAAGATGCGAGCCTAATCTGACATCACCTCTTGAGATTAGTTGTCTCACTTCTTTACGGTCGCTGGATATTGGAGACTTTCCCAATTTGATTACTTTTCCCGAATCAATTGGGAATCCAATCTCATTTGAAACGCTTTCCATTTGGGGATGTCCCAATCTCACAACACTACCTGATGATGGTTTTCTCAAGTCTTTACAAAAACTGGAAATTCGGAATTGTCGTCAGTTAGcggaaaaatacaaaaataaaatcgaTAAGGATTTCCCTAATTTGGAAATCGATTGGGGGTATTGA
- the LOC115984461 gene encoding putative disease resistance protein RGA3, with product MWQKLNAIAENRKSFHLKEFHVETNDMSRKRETHSFVPGEDVIGRDEDKKAIIDLLFDSNVEENVSVIPIVGIGSLGKTTLAQYVYNDEQVQKYFELKMWACISDVFDLKIIIEKIVASTSGNAPVGNLIIDQLQSQLREKIDKKKYLLVLDDIWNEDPENWRALESLLMGGSKGSKIIITSRLRLVAEITCTVSPYFLKGLCEEQSWVLFRQVAFKKGQEANNPKLVKIGREIVHMCQGVPLAVKSIGNMLYFKEKEFEWSFVKNNIEANITQGNGILPILKLSYDHLPSHLKSCFTYCSLFPKDYEMDKETVIQLWIAQGFVQLSNKNQQLEDIGDEYFKDLLWRSFFEEVENYKGLRYKMHDLIHDLAEAVAGQECRLVIFDGNNINEKNRHVSCPSYIDSSFRETLSLLVKAVKVRTFLLTYDNHVSGALEESMLNTIILSFKSLRALDLHALMITSIPNSIGKLIHLKYLDVSFNMDIETLPDSITTLLNLQVLKLYDCKGLKELPKKFRELVSLKHLYNDGCYNLSHMPRGLGQMTSLQTLQLFIVSISSRTGGLGELKDLKNLRETLEITCLERLEESNSKSIVVNLREKQHLEKFILKWYHEGQVENNEDEKLLEDLQPHQNLKYLEVYQYKIRIVKDADICHHCLISPL from the exons ATGTGGCAAAAACTAAATGCGATAGCAGAAAACAGGAAAAGCTTTCACCTGAAAGAGTTCCATGTAGAGACAAATGATATGAGTAGGAAGAGGGAGACTCACTCTTTTGTTCCGGGAGAAGATGTTATTGGGAGGGATGAGGACAAAAAGGCTATCATAGACCTATTATTTGACTCTAATGTAGAAGAGAATGTTTCGGTCATTCCCATTGTGGGGATCGGGAGCTTAGGGAAGACTACACTTGCTCAATATGTGTACAATGATGAGCAAGTTCAAAAATACTTTGAGTTAAAAATGTGGGCATGCATCTCTGATGtctttgatttaaaaataattattgaaaaaatagtAGCATCTACTTCTGGTAATGCACCAGTTGGAAACCTTATAATAGATCAGTTGCAAAGTCAACTTcgtgaaaaaattgataaaaagaaaTACTTACTTGTATTAGATGATATATGGAATGAAGATCCTGAAAACTGGCGTGCATTGGAAAGTCTTTTAATGGGTGGTTCCAAAGGTAGTAAGATTATAATAACTAGTCGTCTTAGATTGGTTGCAGAGATTACATGCACAGTTTCACCATATTTTCTCAAAGGTCTGTGCGAAGAACAATCTTGGGTTTTATTTAGGCAAGTGGCATTTAAAAAAGGGCAAGAGGCCAACAATCCTAAACTAGTGAAAATTGGAAGGGAGATTGTACACATGTGTCAAGGGGTTCCACTTGCTGTAAAGTCCATAGGAAATATGTTATACTTCAAggaaaaagagtttgaatggTCATTCGTGAAGAATAATATAGAAGCAAATATAACTCAAGGGAATGGAATTTTACCAATTTTAAAGTTGAGCTATGATCATCTCCCATCACATTTGAAGAGTTGTTTCACTTATTGCTCTTTATTTCCTAAAGATTATGAGATGGATAAAGAAACAGTGATACAACTATGGATAGCACAAGGGTTTGTCCAATTAtcaaacaaaaaccaacaatTAGAGGATATTGGTGATGAGTATTTCAAGGATTTACTTTGGAGGTCCTTCTTTGAAGAAGTAGAGAATTACAAAGGCTTAAGGTACAAGATGCATGATTTAATTCATGATCTTGCAGAAGCTGTTGCAGGCCAGGAGTGTAGGCTTGTTATTTTTGATGGcaataatattaatgaaaaaaatcgTCATGTATCATGTCCATCTTATATTGACTCATCTTTTAGGGAAACTTTAAGCTTGTTGGTTAAAGCGGTCAAGGTACGTACATTTCTTCTTACATATGATAATCATGTATCTGGTGCCTTAGAGGAGTCAATGTTGAATACAATTATTTTGAGTTTCAAGAGCTTGCGTGCATTAGATTTACATGCATTGATGATTACTTCAATACCAAATTCTATAGGGAAGTTAATACATCTAAAGTATCTTGATGTTTCTTTTAATATGGATATTGAAACTCTCCCTGACTCAATTACTACATTGTTGAATTTGCAAGTACTAAAACTTTATGATTGTAAAGGTCTTAAAGAATTACCCAAAAAGTTTAGAGAATTGGTTAGCCTCAAACATCTTTATAATGATGGTTGTTATAATTTGAGTCATATGCCTCGTGGATTAGGGCAAATGACTTCACTTCAAACATTACAATTATTCATTGTGAGCATCTCCTCCCGGACTGGTGGATTAGGTGAATTGAAGGACCTAAAAAACTTGCGAGAAACATTAGAGATCACATGTTTGGAACGGTTGGAAGAATCTAACTCAAAATCCATTGTTGTGAATTTAAGAGAGAAGCAACATCTTGAAAAGTTTATACTAAAATGGTATCATGAAGGCCAAGTAGAAAATAATGAAGATGAGAAGTTATTAGAAGACCTCCAGCCGCACCAAAATCTTAAATATTTGGAAGTGTATCAGTACaagatt AGAATTGTAAAAGATGCAGATATCTGCCACCATTGTCTCATCTCCCCTCTTTAA